The following DNA comes from Excalfactoria chinensis isolate bCotChi1 chromosome 5, bCotChi1.hap2, whole genome shotgun sequence.
CTTAATATACCCTGGGTCTAACGCAGGAagaacctctcctggcactcATTGGTTGAGTGTCTCAGGCTCACAGTCTTCTGACACTGTTGCTACCTTACATTTCCATACAGTGTCTGTTACCAGTCCATTGTCTTTAGGAATGTTGGGTACTTTTTAtggcaacaggaagaaaatattctcaaaaattAGCAAACTCATTCTGTCCTTTACCAGAATCTCCCTTAGCCTATATAATTACCTTACCTAGCGCCTTTGCCAAATCTACCCAGGTCAGAATGCCCCAGTCTCAACTTTAGTCTGTTCAGGATCTTTCTTTGTGAAAGGCAACTTATCCTAGACTACATACAAAAATACTGGacatttccactgcaaaaacacagtctACCTTTCACAGTGGTCTGCCTTGTTTTGGTTGTCTCCAGGGTCTGGGCACCTgccacctttctgggcaacttgtgccggtgcttcatttccattattgtaaggaaacactgtttctcatatccagtctaaatcttctctctcttactttgaaaccatttgctttgtcctaccacagcagACCATCcagaagagtctgtccccttctttcttacagccttctagtagatactgaaaggctgctctcagctctccatGGAGTTGtctcctttccaggctgcacagctccagctctcccagtCTGTCCTTGAAGGAAgctgttccattccttggatcatttttgtggtcctcctctggatgcactccaacaggtccacatttctcctgtactgaggactccccACCTGGACGCACTatccagatgaggtctcaccagcccagagcagaggggcaggatccccTCTCTGACCTGCTGACAACTGCTTTAGATGCAGCCCATGATACAACTGGCTTCCTAGGCTATGAGGACATATTGCTGGCTtgtgtccagcttgccatccaccagtgtCCCAAAgctgatgcattagtttcaccAAAAGAAGGGCACATATACCActagttctgtttgttttttaatttttattaatttttttgaaaatttttaataatttttatgttttttttaaattaaattttttgAAACATATACATGGATGAAATATCTATGTATactattaaaacatatacatggATGAAATATCTATGtatgttattaaaacatatacatcgATGAAGCATcgatgtatatgttttaataatatgcatttttctgaTCTACATGAACTATATTTTCAGTGTGGTCAAAGATGATTTCACTCCATATAGTCCTGGCATCTAAAAGGCTGGACTAACATGGCATCCGTAGAAATTCCGGTGGCTACCAGGATATGGGTGTTGCtgtctctgtctcctggctgcttgGATAGATGTCTTCATGGTCTTGCTATACTCCAAATGCTGCCTTaagtaagcagcttcttttgaagTCCATCAGATGTAGCCTGCTGTAGTGTCTGTTTCCCAAAGAAgtttgtctctgctgcagcacatctctgcggcctccttgtgctgctgctatCAACAGCGCCTGCCTactcaaaggacagaaatgtgtcCAAGTCCTCTTGCTGTACCCTGAGCCTGAGCTCAATCCAGAGGGCTCTGCAAGAGGTGGTTGTCAGCCGGAGCTTGCAGAAGCAGACGGAGGGCTGCAACTCGTACTGCACTGTTAGCAGTTGAGGCATGGCTATCCAGACTTCTCTCACCAGTTCCTGGAACCAGGttgcagttttctccatatcCTGGAGAGTTTGTAGGAGGCTGAGcatctcctctttccccagGTGGTCCTCAGGGTGGTGGAGGAAGGACATCATTGTCTCACACCAGCTGCTCCCTTGTGCATATTCAGTTCAGCACTCTGGCTACTGCACTGTTGGTTTGTTCTGGAGAAAACATTTGGGAGcaattcccactgcctgctgagtgTTGTCTTCTCCACGTCCAGAGTGCTCGTCTGTGGGACAAGTGGGCGTCTCTCATTTCCCAAACATCAGCAGGCTTCTGAGCCGATCTTGCAGCTCCTCCAACTCCTGCAGCGCCTGTTCATGACTGTCTGGATCCTGCACCAGGTACTGGAGGAGGTTGAGCGGTTGGGACGCTCGGAATTGCTGCGGCAAGATAATCTCCGCAGGCACGTCCtcatttcctatgaagaaatgatTGAGACGTTTCTCCTCCACACAGCAGCGCAGGTAGCGCAAGATGTCATCCATCCGCTGCAGGAAATACTTCCCATGCCAGCTTTCCAAAGGGATGGCAGTCAGGAGGTGCATGAGCACGGTCCTCAGTTGGTAGGTAGAAAAGGTCTGGCCCCCCAGGATGTAGGCACCCACTTGCATGTATTTGAGGTAGGAAGTGTTTCCCTGGTCATGGGCGGCAATATGCTGGAACAACTTTGCCTCTGCCACTGCACAACTCTGTGGCCAGGTTGTGCTGGGGGTATCAGCAgcctctgtctcctggctgctcagaaagatgtCCGTATGGTCTTGCTGTACACCAAACACGATCTCAACGACGAAGGCTGTTTTGTGGATATCTGTCAGATGAAGCCTGCAGGAGCGCCTGGACAGCACCACATTCATGCTGCATGTTGCTGACTCAGGCATGCATTTCCAGGCGCATGTGATCAGCATCTGGAACCAGCGGACAGTCTTCTCCACGTCTAGGTAGGAGTCAGTGCAGAAGTCATACAGTGGGCTGGGGTGCTGATCTCCCAGCTCTTCCTTGGAGGTGTGGAGGAAGCACCGCATACCCATCTCCTGCTCCCTCCCGCACGTGCATTTCAGATCTACACGGATACGGGAGTTCCTTGCTGGCAGCTCCCCTGTGGCGCCCAGATCCAGGCAGAAAACATGCCCACGTGGGGCCGACAGGGGCACAAGCAGGCAGAAGATGGGTTCATTCTCAAGGGGACACCAGCCTTCATAGGCACTGCCCACCCCGATGGGGCTCTCTGGCACTGGACAGAAAGCATCTGATACAAGATACCGGCATAAATTGATGAGGCGACCAAACAGGAGGAGTATCTGCTCACAGTTATCTCGATGAATTTGGTTTGGCCAGAGCAcatcagcaaagagaagattattcatctcctcttccactttcttctcctcttccacttCCTCCTGTTGCACCtccggctcctgctgctcctccacagTGCTGGAACTCTCCTCATCACCTCTGTCTTCAACTCTCTGGAACTTTTTATAGATCTTCCATGTGAaccagagaagaaggaagagaatgcaaagaacACGGCAAACCTTCCAGTAAGGCAACACTGCGAAGAGCAAGGCTTGAATATCCACCCTGCTCTTCTTCATGTTCCTCTCTTCTAATTCTATGAGCTTGGTCATCTGCTCTCGCAGAAACACCTCACGCTGACGCATGCGTTCAAGCGTTTCTGCATCCAACTCATCGCCAACAATAGCTACTCTCTGCGCCAACAAGGCGAAGAAAAACGCCAAAGCCAtgatctggaagagaggagagaggggaggtcagtggggctgggtgggagctcGCGAAGGGCTGGGGGAGTGGGTCCGGGAGCCGCAGCGTGTGGACTCAGGTAGGAGCGGGGCcgagggagctgggaggcagcgGGGGCTGAGGCCGGCGCTGTTGCTGACTGCCCCGAGAGCTGctcacaggctgccctgagcgcTCGCTGCCGGCACTGCAGGCTCCCGAAGCCCTCGCGGGCCGCTGTTTGCgcccggcccagcacagccttccccctgctgctgcactcaccgcTGGCCCAGGCCAAagtggagcagcgctgcctgctgatggcctCGATGCCAGCCCCGCATTGTGACGCACTGTGACGTCACAGACGCCCTGCATTGTGACGTACTGTGACGTCACAGACGCCCCAGCCCCACCCTTCGGCccccctcagctgccctgggccTCCATGGCCGCAGCATCGGCCCTGCTCTGAGGCACGTGGCCAGACTGAGCTCCCAGGGTCTCCCTTTACAAAGCAGACTGGAATCCCCTGGAGCGACCTCAAAAAGAAAGTTGGGTGACCCGGCCTGTGGATGCTCTGCTCCTAGTGTGTCATCCCCAATTAAATTCCAATAGTCTGATCCCTGCAAACTCGTTTGGTGTTGAGAGTTGTTTGGGAGAACAGGGAGGACATGATGGCTTCAAGGACGTTATGGCCTTGTGAGAAGGCTTGGTGAGTGAGACGGGGAGTATTACCTGGATTTCTGCAGGAATAGttggaaatactggtgataggtggatggttggactggatgatcctgagGTCTGTTCCAGCCTTGttgattctgtgactgtcttgccccagtttataggagggaggcaaggttctttaacatatgtatacccggcgtgagattaagaaacaacgaTTCAGatgttggtccgaccagtttattataaatcttaattagggagatggggaaggagagaacgGACATTAttatagggtgatggggaagggaaggcaggcgatagtaaagataggaaatagaagcaaggagtctttgcaggaagcaggagggagatagtcaccaccatgggtCCAGCAAGGtttgtcattgatcttcattagtggtgGGTCATCAGGCgttgttgttccactgatgatgacgGTGACCACAATGACGAATGAATTTCCAGTGGTAGcaccaacttatttataagtccaaagtggttgagtcagctttctttttggagtgacagctcaaatccaaaatagttgagtcagctctccttggggtagaaaattctggcttAGGGATCTCAGcaaaactcctttgttcccatcttctgggccttgccagcagataagagggagcagggatgcccatctgcatcctgtttttcacaggacacgatggcatcattccccaattttcccataccaagctggagctatttagtcccaggccagatcttccacCCGTAAACACTCCTGTGCACTCTGTTCcggaagcaaacagctatgaaggaaggtgctatcagatgcctacagggtgatgttgattgtcacacggtagcacccatcacttgcctcctccataaatcagtgagagtcttatcatgagaaaacacctcaggaagcaagctttgagccagaaaacaaagaagggttctcacaGTGACTCTAAAGCTGTCTTaccacagcactgtgagctggCTCTGGGGACATCTCCTTGAGCAGACACTCAGGGACAGAGCATTTCTCCCATTTTTGTCGAGGCCGAGGCTTGCAGAGCAAAAGAACCCTCACGGAGAGGCGGGCTGGTCCCTGCCCAGCTGTTAATAGGAGTCTCTGCTTCAGGCGTCCATGCAGCGGCCTCTTCAATTGCATGGGCTGTGGATCCCTGAGGTGAGGTTTTCCTTCGGAGAGACCTTCCACCTGCTCGTtgggcagcatcttctccatgtCCAGCATGCTCAGCTCTGTAGCAGGTGGCAGGTGGGGTGTTAGTCATTCTGTAGGCACCTCCTTGAACAGGGACgcagagctgcagatgtttctgatgGAATCTGTTGTGCCACGCATGCCTGGCTGTTTTGTGAAGAAGAGCGTTCCTGTGGCAGTGCATCTCTGCGGCCTCCTCATGCCACTGATAACGCCAGCCCCTGCCTACTCAAAGCTCAGGAACATGTCCTTGTCCTGTATCCCAAGCATGAGCTCAATCCAGATGACTCTGCCGTTGGTGGTGGTCAGCTTGATCTTGCAGAATCGGTAGGAGGACAGCATCTCGGCCTGCGCTATGGAGAACAGTGGCATCTCCGGCCAGGCTTCTAACACCAGTTTCTGGAACCAggctgcagttttctccatatcCAGGTAGGAGTCGCAGCATAGGGTTTGTAGGAGGCTGGGCATCTGCTCTTTCCACAGCTTGTCCCGAGGGTGGTGGACGAAGCACAGCATGTCCCCTATCACCCGCTCCCTTATGCAAGTGCACTTGAGCTCCACGCGGAGGCAGGAATTCCTCACCCCCACCCTCGCCTTGGGGCCGTGCTCCAAGTGGAAGACATGTCCCGGGGGTGCCTTCAGGGGCACGAGCATGCGGTAGACAACATGGTTCCCTTCGGGTCTGGTGTTTTCAAAGCCAACGCCCACCCCAACAGCTGGCCGCAGCTGTGGCATGAAGTAACTCTGGGGAAGTATCTGACAGACGGTCAGAAGCTCATCCACCAGATCCTCCACCACCTTGCACATGTGTCTCCTGGTCTTCAGCGGCCAAATGGAGAACTCATAGTAAAACCTGCTCACGTAGGTAACGTCATCGGAGCCTTCGTGGTACACTGGCTCCCACATCTCCCCGTCAGAGTTTCTCTGCATCTCAGTTTCACGTTggatctccttttcctcttgagTCTCTATACACTGGATGAAGTCGAcgagcaggaaaagcagcagtacaGCCAAGGCCCAAATTTCCCAAGGCTGCCGTGCAAAGAAGTGCCAGAGTTGCACATCCATCCTGCTCCGCTCGATCTCCTCCAGCATCTTGGTCATCTGCTCTCGCAGAAACACCTCACGCTGACGCATGCGTTCAAGTGTTTCCGCATCCAGCACATCACCAACAAAAGCTACTCTCTGCGCCAACAAGGCGAAGAAAAACGCCAAAGCCAtgatctggaagagaggagagaggggaggtcAGTGGGGCTGGGTAGGAGCTCGCgaagggctgggggagctggtcCAGGAGCCGCAGCGTGTGGGCTCAGGTAGGAgcggggctgagggagctgggaggcagtGGGGGCTGAGGCCGCTGTTTGCgcccggcccagcacagccttccccctgctgctgcactcaccgcTGGCCCAGGCCAAagtggagcagcgctgcctgctgatggcctTGATGCCAGCCCCGCAGTGTGATGCACTGTGATGTCACAGACGCCCCAGCCCCACCCTTCGGCccccctcagctgccctgggccTCCATGGCCGCGGCATCGGCCCTGCTCTGAGGCACGTGTCCGAACtggatttcctttgtttcccttgGGTTTTACTGCGGAGAAAGCGGTTGGCTTCATATATTCTAAGGGTCGATGACAGATTAAACCTTGTTCTTAACCTGATTTTTTTGATTGCATTTGGTTCAATTTCTTCAATTTTTGTTTatgtaatattctttttattattttctgcagatgtaGCTCTTCTAAGCCTGTTGAGGTCCATTTTAAATCTCAGTCTTTGTCCGCTCTTGACTTCTTGACTCAAGAGAGGGATCTCTGAGACGAGTGTGTTTCAGCCTATCTGCATTGTGGTAAATAAAGTGGGCCTGTCCATCTTGAGCCTTGtctatgtttttccttctctgaggtCCCGAAGGAGTGTCTGTTCTGTGACAATGTGGGAAAATGTATGTTGGGCAAAATGGCACCTTCAGGTTACGACAGCCAAAAAGGCTGGTGACTTAATGCTGCTGCAGTAACTGATAATCTTCCTTTGTCAAGGTTTGGGATCACCAATGTCATCCAAATATAAAAAGCTCCCAGACAACACCTCCCAGGTGAAACAGTAATGGTGTCTTTACAAGAAGAGTGAACTGTGGATCTAACACAGATGCAGGTACTCACATGAGCCCAAGGCTTTGTCACTCAGGTGTTTGCTGATGAGAACTTGTTAGGCACAGGCTtagaatgattaaaaaaaatcatttcaaggtggaaaagacctttaaaggccatctggttcaATTCCTTTGCATTGAACAGGAACACCCATAGCTTGAGCAGGAGGTGTGAGAAACATGCTCCAAATCAAAAATTTCTAATCAGGCAGAGATCTCTGTGAAGAGCACTTTATTCATTATTGCAGTAATGGGTGCACAATCCCTACTGACAAGGGAGAAGTTGTGCAACTAGTCAGTGAAATCCGCAGCTTAATATACCCTGGGTCTAACGCAGGAagaacctctcctggcactcATTGGTTGAGTGTCTCAGGCTCACAGTCTTCTGACACTGTTGCTACCTTACATTTCCATACAGTGTCTGTTACCAGTCCATTGTCTTTAGGAATGTTGGGTACTTTTTAtggcaacaggaagaaaatattctcaaaaattAGCAAACTCATTCTGTCCTTTACCAGACTCTCCCTTAGCCTATATAATTACCTTACCTAGCGCCTTTGCCAAATCTACCCAGGTCAGAATGCCCCAGTCTCAACTTTAGTCTGTTCAGGATCTTTCTTTGTGAAAGGCAACTTATCCTAGACTACATACAAAAATACTGGacatttccactgcaaaaacacagtctACCTTTCACAGTGGTCTGCCTTGTTTTGGTTGTCTCCAGGGTCTGGGCACCTgccacctttctgggcaacttgtgccggtgcttcatttccattattgtaaggaaacactgtttctcatatccagtctaaatcttctctctcttactttgaaaccatttgctttgtcctaccacagcagACCATCcagaagagtctgtccccttctttcttacagccttctagtagatactgaaaggctgctctcagctctccatGGAGTTGtctcctttccaggctgcacagctccagctctcccagtCTGTCCTTGAAGGAAgctgttccattccttggatcatttttgtggtcctcctctggatgcactccaacaggtccacatttctcctgtactgaggactccccACCTGGACGCACTatccagatgaggtctcaccagcccagagcagaggggcaggatccccTCTCTGACCTGCTGACAACTGCTTTAGATGCAGCCCATGATACAACTGGCTTCCTAGGCTATGAGGACATATTGCTGGCTtgtgtccagcttgccatccaccagtgtCCCAAAgctgatgcattagtttcaccAAAAGAAGGGCACATATACCActagttctgtttgttttttaatttttattaatttttttgaaaatttttaataatttttatgttttttttaaattaaattttttgAAACATATACATGGATGAAATATCTATGTATactattaaaacatatacatggATGAAATATCTATGtatgttattaaaacatatacatcgATGAAGCATcgatgtatatgttttaataatatgcatttttctgaTCTACATGAACTATATTTTCAGTGTGGTCAAAGATGATTTCACTCCATATAGTCCTGGCATCTAAAAGGCTGGACTAACATGGCATCCGTAGAAATTCCGGTGGCTACCAGGATATGGGTGTTGCtgtctctgtctcctggctgcttgGATAGATGTCTTCATGGTCTTGCTATACTCCAAATGCTGCCTTaagtaagcagcttcttttgaagTCCATCAGATGTAGCCTGCTGTAGTGTCTGTTTCCCAAAGAAgtttgtctctgctgcagcacatctctgcggcctccttgtgctgctgctatCAACAGCGCCTGCCTactcaaaggacagaaatgtgtcCAAGTCCTCTTGCTGTACCCTGAGCCTGAGCTCAATCCAGAGGGCTCTGCAAGAGGTGGTTGTCAGCCGGAGCTTGCAGAAGCAGACGGAGGGCTGCAACTCGTACTGCACTGTTAGCAGTTGAGGCATGGCTATCCAGACTTCTCTCACCAGTTCCTGGAACCAGGttgcagttttctccatatcCTGGAGAGTTTGTAGGAGGCTGAGcatctcctctttccccagGTGGTCCTCAGGGTGGTGGAGGAAGGACATCATTGTCTCACACCAGCTGCTCCCTTGTGCATATTCAGTTCAGCACTCTGGCTACTGCACTGTTGGTTTGTTCTGGAGAAAACATTTGGGAGcaattcccactgcctgctgagtgTTGTCTTCTCCACGTCCAGAGTGCTCGTCTGTGGGACAAGTGGGCGTCTCTCATTTCCCAAACATCAGCAGGCTTCTGAGCCGATCTTGCAGCTCCTCCAACTCCTGCAGCGCCTGTTCATGACTGTCTGGATCCTGCACCAGGTACTGGAGGAGGTTGAGCGGTTGGGACGCTCGGAATTGCTGCGGCAAGATAATCTCCGCAGGCACGTCCtcatttcctatgaagaaatgatTGAGACGTTTCTCCTCCACACAGCAGCGCAGGTAGCGCAAGATGTCATCCATCCGCTGCAGGAAATACTTCCCATGCCAGCTTTCCAAAGGGATGGCAGTCAGGAGGTGCATGAGCACGGTCCTCAGTTGGTAGGTAGAAAAGGTCTGGCCCCCCAGGATGTAGGCACCCACTTGCATGTATTTGAGGTAGGAAGTGTTTCCCTGGTCATGGGCGGCAATATGCTGGAACAACTTTGCCTCTGCCACTGCACAACTCTGTGGCCAGGTTGTGCTGGGGGTATCAGCAgcctctgtctcctggctgctcagaaagatgtCCGTATGGTCTTGCTGTACACCAAACACGATCTCAACGACAAAGGCTGTTTTGTGGATATCTGTCAGATGAAGCCTGCAGGAGCGCCTGGACAGCACCACATTCATGCTGCATGTTGCTGACTCAGGCATGCATTTCCAGGCGCATGTGATCAGCATCTGGAACCAGCGGACAGTCTTCTCCACGTCTAGGTAGGAGTCAGTGCAGAAGTCATACAGTAGGCTGGGGTGCTGATCTCCCAGCTCTTCCTTGGAGGTGTGGAGGAAGCACCGCATACCCATCTCCTGCTCCCTCCCGCACGTGCATTTCAGATCTACACGGATACGGGAGTTCCTTGCTGGCAGCTCCCCTGTGGCGCCCAGATCCAGGCAGAAAACATGCCCACGTGGGGCCGACAGGGGCACAAGCAGGCAGAAGATGGGTTCGTTCTCAAGGGGACACCAGCCTTCATAGGCACTGCCCACCCCGATGGGGCTCTCTGGCACTGGACAGAAAGTATCTGATACAAGATACCGGCATAAATTGATGAGGCGACCAAACAGGAGGAGTATCTGCTCACAGTTATCTCGATGAATTTGGTTTGGCCAGAGCAcatcagcaaagagaagattattcatctcctcttccactttcttctcctcttccacttCCTCCTGTTGCACCtccggctcctgctgctcctccacagTGCTGGAACTCTCCTCATCACCTCTGTCTTCAACTCTCTGGAACTTTTTATAGATCTTCCATGTGAaccagagaagaaggaagagaatgcaaagaacACGGCAAACCTTCCAGTAAGGCAACACTGCGAAGAGCAAGGCTTGAATATCCACCCTGCTCTTCTTCATGTTCCTCTCTTCTAATTCTATGAGCTTGATCATCTGCTCTCGCAGAAACACCTCCCGCTGACGAATGCGTTCAAGCGTTTCTGCATCCAACTCATCGCCAACAATAGCTACTCTCTGCGCCAACAAGGCGAAGAAAAACGCCAAAGCCAtgatctggaagagaggagagaggggaggtcagtggggctgggtgggagctcGCGAAGGGCTGGGGGAGTGGGTCCGGGAGCTGCAGCTTGTGGGCTCAGGTAGGAGCGGGGCcgagggagctgggaggcagcgGGGGCTGAGGCCGGCGCTGTTGCTGACTGCCCCTAGAGCTGctcacaggctgccctgagcgcTCGCTGCCGGCACTGCAGGCTCCCAAAGCCCTCGCGGGCCGCTGTTTGCgcccggcccagcacagccttccccctgctgctgcactcaccgcTGGCCCAGGCCAAagtggagcagcgctgcctgctgatggcctCGATGCCAGCCCCGCATTGTCACGCACTGTGACGTCACAGACGCCCTGCATTGTGACGCGCTGTGACGTCACAGACGCCCTGCATTGTGACGTACTGTGACGTCACAGACGCCCCAGCCCCACCCTTCGGCccccctcagctgccctgggccTCCATGGCCGCAGCATCGGCCCTGCTCTGAGGCACGTGGCCAGACTGAGCTCCCAGGGTCTCCCTTTACAAAGCAGACTGGAATCCCCTGGAGCGACCTCAAAAAGAAAGTTGGGTGACCCGGCCTGTGGATGCTCTGCTCCTAGTGTGTCATCCCCAATTAAATTCCAATAGTCTGATCCCTGCAAACTCGTTTGGTGTTGAGAGTTGTTTGGGAGAACAGGGAGGACATGATGGCTTCAAGGACGTTATGGCCTTGTGAGAAGGCTTGGTGAGTGAGACGGGGAGTATTACCTGGATTTCTGCAGGAATAGttggaaatactggtgataggtggatggttggactggatgat
Coding sequences within:
- the LOC140253361 gene encoding inositol 1,4,5-trisphosphate receptor-interacting protein-like 1 gives rise to the protein MALAFFFALLAQRVAIVGDELDAETLERIRQREVFLREQMIKLIELEERNMKKSRVDIQALLFAVLPYWKVCRVLCILFLLLWFTWKIYKKFQRVEDRGDEESSSTVEEQQEPEVQQEEVEEEKKVEEEMNNLLFADVLWPNQIHRDNCEQILLLFGRLINLCRYLVSDTFCPVPESPIGVGSAYEGWCPLENEPIFCLLVPLSAPRGHVFCLDLGATGELPARNSRIRVDLKCTCGREQEMGMRCFLHTSKEELGDQHPSLLYDFCTDSYLDVEKTVRWFQMLITCAWKCMPESATCSMNVVLSRRSCRLHLTDIHKTAFVVEIVFGVQQDHTDIFLSSQETEAADTPSTTWPQSCAVAEAKLFQHIAAHDQGNTSYLKYMQVGAYILGGQTFSTYQLRTVLMHLLTAIPLESWHGKYFLQRMDDILRYLRCCVEEKRLNHFFIGNEDVPAEIILPQQFRASQPLNLLQYLVQDPDSHEQALQELEELQDRLRSLLMFGK
- the LOC140253282 gene encoding inositol 1,4,5-trisphosphate receptor-interacting protein-like 1; translated protein: MALAFFFALLAQRVAIVGDELDAETLERMRQREVFLREQMTKLIELEERNMKKSRVDIQALLFAVLPYWKVCRVLCILFLLLWFTWKIYKKFQRVEDRGDEESSSTVEEQQEPEVQQEEVEEEKKVEEEMNNLLFADVLWPNQIHRDNCEQILLLFGRLINLCRYLVSDAFCPVPESPIGVGSAYEGWCPLENEPIFCLLVPLSAPRGHVFCLDLGATGELPARNSRIRVDLKCTCGREQEMGMRCFLHTSKEELGDQHPSPLYDFCTDSYLDVEKTVRWFQMLITCAWKCMPESATCSMNVVLSRRSCRLHLTDIHKTAFVVEIVFGVQQDHTDIFLSSQETEAADTPSTTWPQSCAVAEAKLFQHIAAHDQGNTSYLKYMQVGAYILGGQTFSTYQLRTVLMHLLTAIPLESWHGKYFLQRMDDILRYLRCCVEEKRLNHFFIGNEDVPAEIILPQQFRASQPLNLLQYLVQDPDSHEQALQELEELQDRLRSLLMFGK